One region of Niallia sp. Man26 genomic DNA includes:
- a CDS encoding GerAB/ArcD/ProY family transporter: MLKENISLSQLAALVFNFQIGSSIVFGLALDAKEDAWIALFIAFGFGIFITMFYLYLSSLLPGKNLYEMFEYCFKRPIAICISFVYIIYFLYYACRIIRDFGELISATVLPTTPIEFSTFTLLLVIGYVLYLGIEVLARTSEIFTPYAIIFMVLLIVFLYSGKNLDMTNVKPVLGEGFSPLWKVIFPYELVRPYGQLLILTFILPSVSRLDQSAKVVMSSMIISSLLLIASSMLIILALGQNIALRSNFPLLSAARLISIGEFIQRVDAIVVFTMVLGTLVKSSIYIYGGLKGLEYVFSIPFRFFAIPVSCLISLFSIFIAKGYSDHINEGLLSNPFLLHVPLQFGLPALLLVILLFKKWRGKNNGKQMKERNM, translated from the coding sequence ATGCTCAAAGAGAACATTTCTTTAAGCCAATTAGCAGCATTAGTATTCAATTTTCAAATTGGCAGCTCCATTGTTTTCGGACTTGCATTAGACGCAAAAGAGGATGCATGGATTGCTCTCTTTATTGCATTTGGCTTTGGGATTTTCATCACTATGTTTTATTTATATTTAAGCTCACTGCTTCCTGGGAAAAATTTGTATGAGATGTTTGAGTACTGCTTTAAAAGACCGATAGCAATATGTATTAGCTTCGTGTACATCATTTATTTCTTGTACTATGCTTGCCGGATTATAAGAGACTTTGGAGAATTGATATCTGCGACGGTACTGCCGACCACTCCCATTGAATTCAGTACTTTTACACTGCTACTTGTGATAGGTTATGTGCTCTATTTAGGGATTGAGGTGCTGGCAAGGACATCTGAGATATTCACACCATATGCGATTATTTTTATGGTCCTATTAATTGTGTTTTTATATTCGGGGAAAAACCTGGATATGACAAATGTCAAACCTGTTTTAGGAGAAGGATTCAGCCCTTTATGGAAGGTGATTTTTCCTTATGAACTCGTACGTCCATATGGCCAGCTGCTTATTTTAACATTCATCCTTCCGAGTGTATCCAGATTAGATCAGAGCGCCAAAGTCGTAATGTCCAGCATGATTATTTCCAGCCTTTTGCTGATAGCATCATCTATGCTGATTATTCTGGCGTTAGGTCAAAATATTGCTCTTCGTTCTAATTTCCCGCTGTTGAGCGCTGCCCGTCTTATCTCTATTGGGGAATTCATTCAGCGGGTTGATGCAATCGTTGTTTTTACAATGGTGCTAGGGACATTAGTGAAAAGCTCTATTTACATATATGGAGGATTGAAGGGACTAGAGTATGTATTTTCGATTCCATTTCGCTTTTTTGCAATTCCCGTTTCATGTTTAATTTCACTATTCTCGATTTTTATTGCAAAAGGCTATTCCGATCATATTAACGAAGGACTGCTTTCCAATCCTTTCTTGCTGCATGTACCGCTGCAATTTGGGCTGCCTGCATTGTTATTAGTTATCCTGCTCTTTAAAAAATGGAGAGGGAAAAACAATGGCAAACAGATGAAGGAAAGGAATATGTAA
- a CDS encoding GerAB/ArcD/ProY family transporter, with the protein MLKENISLSQLITLVINFLLGSAIVVGVGLEAKRDAWMVVIAGFFIGILIMSAYYFLLSLQPGKNLFEIMEICFSRPVAVVMSLVYICYFLYIACRVIRDFGELISAAILPLTPIEVTVVLPVLVIGYILYMGIEVLGRTSEIFTPYTFAFMLLLFIFLYGSGNIELDNLQPVASTGFMPILKAIIPSISVFPFGELIAFTVVLADVTNFKYSRKVSLMGVTIASFLLLLSVFLIVTSLGENIALRSNFPLLSAARLVSIGEFIERIDALVVFIIMLGILIKSSVFIYGGLKGLEYVFNKPYRFFSIPVACIVSIFAVFISNDFADHIKEGLYVDIFILHLPLEYGFPILVLATLLFKKWRKDRGSGKEAKA; encoded by the coding sequence ATGCTAAAGGAAAATATTTCATTAAGCCAATTAATCACATTAGTTATAAATTTCCTGCTCGGCAGCGCTATTGTAGTCGGAGTAGGGTTAGAGGCGAAGCGGGATGCATGGATGGTCGTAATTGCAGGCTTTTTTATCGGAATCCTCATCATGTCTGCTTATTATTTTTTACTGTCTTTGCAGCCTGGAAAAAACCTCTTTGAAATAATGGAAATTTGCTTTTCCAGACCTGTAGCAGTCGTTATGTCTCTCGTATATATTTGCTACTTTTTGTATATAGCATGCCGGGTAATTAGAGATTTTGGAGAGCTGATTTCAGCAGCGATTCTTCCGTTAACGCCCATTGAAGTTACAGTAGTTCTGCCTGTCCTTGTCATAGGTTATATCCTCTATATGGGGATTGAAGTGTTGGGACGAACCTCTGAAATCTTTACACCATATACATTTGCCTTCATGCTCTTGTTGTTTATTTTCTTGTATGGGAGCGGAAATATTGAGCTGGACAATCTTCAGCCAGTTGCTTCAACCGGTTTTATGCCAATCCTGAAAGCAATCATTCCCTCTATCTCTGTTTTTCCCTTTGGGGAGCTGATTGCATTCACAGTGGTCCTTGCAGATGTGACGAACTTCAAGTACAGCAGGAAAGTAAGCCTTATGGGTGTTACCATTGCTAGTTTCCTGCTGCTTCTGTCTGTGTTTTTAATCGTCACATCTTTAGGGGAAAACATCGCTCTTCGTTCCAATTTTCCTCTGCTTAGTGCAGCGAGGCTTGTGAGTATTGGTGAATTTATTGAACGGATTGATGCATTAGTCGTCTTCATTATCATGCTCGGAATTTTAATTAAGAGCTCTGTCTTTATTTATGGCGGTCTCAAAGGATTAGAGTATGTATTCAATAAGCCATACCGGTTTTTTTCTATCCCAGTTGCCTGCATCGTCTCGATCTTCGCTGTTTTTATTAGTAATGACTTTGCAGACCATATAAAAGAGGGTCTTTATGTGGATATATTTATCTTACATCTGCCATTGGAATATGGGTTCCCAATTTTAGTGCTGGCCACATTACTGTTTAAAAAGTGGAGGAAAGACCGAGGCTCAGGCAAGGAGGCAAAAGCATGA
- a CDS encoding spore germination protein — protein sequence MKKFLKKLLSINSKKQIPSNTKPTKAEEIEMKEISFETVKDEIKRIFGNTADLKADDVLVGKSEAIIFYLDTVINTDFLKDMLGQTLESPVEQDIKITSEEELRAFGKKAFGVSGYKLINTISEMTETILEGRIAVVIKGIPAALTISFINSEGRTVSEPTTQTVVRGPKDAFVEDISTNINLIRKRIKNHNLQFEKFKVGNETRTSVYVGSIKGVVNEKILEEVRKRIKDINISAVFESANIEELIQDKSATVFPLALNTERPDSVCSALLDGKIAIITDGTPFILLVPAVLTDFFISSEDNYQNYFMSSFIRMIRYLSFMIGLLMPSAYVGVLTFHPELLPTTLLLSVIAQREGVPFPAVIEVFIMEITFEILREAGVRMPRAVGQTVSIVGALVIGQAAAEAGIISNIMVIIVAITAIANFVFPNYSFANASRLIRFVLIIVASILGLYGVLLVLIFMVAHLSSLRSFGVPYLAPVAPFIVEDQKDIFIRTPIWFQNKRPAYLSPSSTDKQKPQGSPSPPKQTKGGSGD from the coding sequence ATGAAGAAGTTCTTGAAAAAACTGCTTTCCATCAACAGCAAAAAACAAATACCTTCTAATACGAAACCGACAAAAGCGGAAGAAATTGAAATGAAAGAAATCAGCTTTGAAACCGTGAAGGACGAGATTAAAAGGATTTTTGGCAATACAGCAGATTTAAAGGCAGATGATGTATTAGTAGGTAAGTCAGAAGCGATTATTTTTTATTTAGACACGGTCATCAATACCGACTTTCTCAAGGATATGCTTGGACAAACTTTGGAAAGTCCTGTTGAACAGGATATTAAGATTACGAGTGAAGAAGAATTGCGAGCATTTGGGAAAAAAGCTTTTGGTGTGTCAGGCTATAAACTTATTAATACAATCAGTGAAATGACAGAGACAATTCTTGAGGGAAGAATTGCTGTTGTTATAAAAGGGATACCGGCTGCACTCACTATCAGCTTCATCAACAGTGAAGGAAGAACCGTTTCGGAGCCGACTACACAAACAGTTGTAAGAGGTCCAAAGGATGCATTTGTTGAGGACATATCAACCAACATTAATTTAATCCGGAAAAGGATAAAAAACCATAATCTCCAGTTTGAGAAATTCAAGGTAGGAAATGAAACGAGAACGAGTGTGTATGTCGGCTCCATAAAAGGGGTTGTGAATGAAAAGATATTAGAAGAGGTGCGGAAACGAATAAAAGATATTAATATTTCCGCTGTTTTTGAATCTGCGAACATAGAAGAGCTCATTCAGGATAAATCGGCGACTGTCTTTCCTCTGGCTTTGAATACAGAGCGGCCGGATTCAGTCTGCTCAGCGCTTTTGGATGGAAAAATCGCTATCATAACCGACGGGACACCGTTTATTTTGCTGGTGCCTGCCGTACTGACAGATTTCTTTATTTCATCTGAGGATAATTACCAGAATTATTTCATGTCCAGCTTTATCAGGATGATCCGATACCTGTCGTTTATGATTGGTTTGCTGATGCCTTCTGCCTATGTAGGAGTATTAACCTTCCACCCAGAGCTTTTGCCGACAACTTTGCTGTTAAGCGTAATTGCCCAGCGGGAGGGTGTGCCGTTCCCGGCAGTTATTGAAGTATTTATTATGGAGATAACCTTTGAAATTCTCCGTGAGGCCGGTGTCCGCATGCCAAGGGCAGTAGGTCAGACAGTATCCATCGTTGGAGCATTGGTAATCGGGCAAGCTGCAGCAGAAGCGGGAATCATTTCTAATATTATGGTAATTATTGTAGCGATCACAGCGATTGCTAACTTTGTCTTTCCGAATTACAGCTTTGCGAATGCCTCCCGGTTGATACGGTTCGTGCTTATTATTGTTGCATCGATACTCGGATTGTATGGAGTATTACTTGTGCTGATATTTATGGTTGCCCACCTTAGCTCGCTCCGTTCCTTTGGTGTGCCGTACTTGGCGCCAGTTGCACCGTTTATTGTCGAGGATCAAAAGGATATATTTATTCGCACGCCAATCTGGTTTCAAAATAAGCGGCCTGCCTATTTAAGTCCTAGCAGCACAGATAAGCAAAAGCCGCAAGGTTCACCATCTCCTCCTAAACAGACGAAAGGAGGAAGCGGGGATTGA
- a CDS encoding Ger(x)C family spore germination protein, translated as MKLYGKLLISIMIVFLLSGCWDRKELSEIKLVSGMAVDRGDDGKYKVTVEALNAAELNSRTSGGNAPALVETIEGETLSEISHQFSQYYAQYLVFSHMKLLVIGEDVARTGMIDFIDYLERNRELRDDFKILIAKDTKASDVLKVTNLYRKSSSLKLSTQLENMFQDWGGDPDMRINDFINDITLEGKEAILNAVVVQGDKKVGATVENMNNVTPEAIVLVDSLAVFDKKKLVGFLPIEDTRVYLWITNKFQNTTLTVQCGDDEYSAVRIIHSTTDVQTKMDGVIPEFNINIKAEGYIEGTQCFKALDKIETFQKYEDLVSKDASEKIKSTVEKMQNEYGLDIFGFGEMMRRQHNDQFAKIKDDWNKYFSEAKVNVDFEFILRRTGIRSDSFLDEVEK; from the coding sequence TTGAAGCTTTATGGAAAACTGCTTATCTCCATTATGATTGTTTTCCTTTTGAGTGGCTGCTGGGATCGGAAGGAACTGTCAGAAATTAAACTCGTTTCAGGGATGGCGGTTGATAGAGGAGATGACGGCAAATATAAAGTGACGGTAGAGGCATTAAATGCAGCAGAATTGAATTCACGGACGAGCGGAGGCAATGCTCCTGCATTAGTAGAAACGATTGAAGGAGAGACCTTATCGGAAATCAGTCATCAATTCAGCCAGTATTATGCTCAATACCTTGTTTTTTCTCATATGAAGCTCCTCGTTATTGGAGAAGATGTAGCAAGGACTGGGATGATTGATTTTATTGATTATTTAGAAAGAAACAGGGAGCTTCGTGATGACTTCAAAATTCTAATTGCAAAGGACACGAAAGCGTCCGATGTGTTAAAGGTGACAAATCTCTACAGGAAATCCTCTTCTCTGAAGTTGTCGACACAGCTTGAAAACATGTTCCAAGACTGGGGCGGAGATCCGGATATGAGAATAAATGACTTTATCAATGACATCACTTTAGAAGGGAAGGAAGCAATTTTAAATGCAGTAGTTGTACAAGGAGACAAGAAAGTTGGAGCAACTGTTGAAAATATGAATAATGTTACACCAGAAGCAATCGTACTAGTTGATTCCCTTGCGGTTTTTGACAAAAAGAAGCTAGTCGGCTTTTTGCCAATAGAGGACACTCGAGTGTATTTATGGATAACAAATAAATTTCAAAATACAACCTTGACAGTACAATGCGGGGATGATGAATATAGTGCTGTGAGAATTATCCACTCAACAACAGATGTCCAGACGAAAATGGATGGAGTAATACCTGAATTCAACATCAATATTAAAGCAGAAGGCTATATTGAAGGCACACAATGCTTTAAAGCATTGGATAAAATAGAGACCTTTCAAAAGTATGAAGACCTTGTCAGTAAAGATGCATCAGAAAAAATTAAAAGCACAGTCGAAAAAATGCAAAATGAATATGGGCTGGATATATTTGGATTCGGAGAAATGATGAGAAGGCAGCATAATGACCAGTTTGCAAAGATAAAGGACGACTGGAACAAATACTTTTCAGAGGCCAAAGTAAATGTGGACTTTGAGTTCATCTTAAGAAGGACAGGAATCAGGTCAGACAGTTTCCTTGACGAAGTAGAGAAATAA
- a CDS encoding thiamine phosphate synthase, which produces MKLIAITNDAYSVEETCTKILEIHDYVDFIHIREKSKSMLEIYCLCKQLLAGGADKRKIVINGREEILLLANMLHVHLPEKGFLIERTRRRTACQLAGKSVHSLKAALEAEKEGADYIIYGHCYETDSKKGMPPNGIKTLQEIKQAVKLPVYAIGGISEDKVAGLYECGADGICVMSGIFAAESPKLAAKKYQERCKEYANTKI; this is translated from the coding sequence ATGAAGCTTATTGCCATAACAAATGATGCTTATTCAGTAGAGGAAACATGCACTAAAATACTGGAGATTCATGATTATGTTGATTTTATTCATATAAGAGAAAAGTCTAAATCGATGCTGGAGATATATTGTCTTTGTAAACAGCTTTTGGCAGGAGGGGCAGATAAACGAAAAATAGTTATCAATGGAAGGGAAGAAATCCTGCTTTTAGCCAATATGCTTCATGTTCATCTTCCCGAAAAGGGGTTTCTGATTGAAAGGACGCGCCGAAGGACAGCATGCCAGCTCGCCGGGAAATCAGTACATAGCCTTAAGGCAGCACTAGAAGCAGAAAAGGAAGGGGCAGATTATATTATTTACGGACATTGCTATGAAACGGACAGTAAAAAGGGGATGCCTCCTAATGGAATAAAGACATTGCAAGAAATCAAGCAGGCAGTCAAGCTTCCTGTATATGCAATCGGCGGGATAAGTGAGGACAAAGTGGCTGGGCTGTATGAATGCGGTGCTGATGGGATTTGCGTTATGTCAGGGATTTTTGCTGCAGAAAGTCCAAAGCTCGCCGCAAAAAAGTATCAAGAAAGGTGCAAAGAGTATGCAAACACGAAAATTTGA
- the thiO gene encoding glycine oxidase ThiO, protein MQTRKFEAAVIGGGIIGSAIAYHLSSENIQTAVFEANEIGGKTTSAAAGMLGAHSEWEEFKELYPFVADSHNLYNQLSLQLKETCGIDIELKKGGILNLVYSEEEKKKFNSVLHLPSVSWLSAEEVWEIEKHVSQDIFGAVYMKDDVHVTPISACNGFSKGAYQLGAQIFEHTIVLEVERFGSEYLIKTTKGDFYAEKVIIASGVWTNKFFAKFGLGNALVPVKGECLSVINDRLPLSKTLFHEKSYIVPRNNNQLVIGATQKWNDWNELPSFGGIQEIMEKARKMMPELALMRPSRFWAGLRPQSFDKRPFIGEHPETTGLYFAAGHQRNGILMAPATGMMITDLIMGRKVNELWLKAFRIDRAEHSQMERV, encoded by the coding sequence ATGCAAACACGAAAATTTGAAGCTGCTGTTATTGGCGGCGGCATTATCGGCAGTGCAATTGCTTATCATCTATCCAGTGAAAACATTCAGACTGCCGTATTCGAGGCAAATGAGATTGGCGGGAAAACAACAAGCGCTGCAGCAGGAATGCTGGGTGCCCATTCTGAATGGGAGGAATTTAAAGAACTGTATCCATTTGTCGCAGACAGCCACAATTTATATAACCAGTTGTCGCTGCAGTTAAAAGAGACTTGCGGGATTGATATTGAATTGAAAAAGGGAGGGATTCTTAATCTAGTCTATTCAGAGGAGGAAAAGAAAAAATTTAATTCTGTTCTTCACTTACCTTCTGTTTCATGGCTGTCTGCAGAGGAAGTTTGGGAAATAGAGAAGCATGTTAGCCAAGACATCTTCGGTGCTGTATATATGAAAGACGATGTCCATGTCACGCCGATATCTGCTTGTAACGGATTCAGCAAAGGTGCCTATCAGCTAGGTGCACAAATCTTTGAACATACGATTGTGCTTGAAGTGGAGCGATTTGGCAGTGAGTATCTTATAAAAACTACGAAAGGTGATTTCTATGCGGAAAAAGTAATCATTGCCTCTGGAGTATGGACAAATAAGTTTTTTGCTAAATTTGGACTTGGAAATGCCTTAGTTCCTGTTAAAGGCGAGTGCCTCTCTGTTATCAATGACCGATTGCCTTTGAGCAAAACTTTATTTCATGAAAAGAGCTATATTGTGCCAAGAAATAATAATCAGCTAGTAATAGGTGCAACACAGAAATGGAATGATTGGAATGAGTTGCCGAGCTTTGGCGGCATACAGGAAATCATGGAGAAGGCACGGAAAATGATGCCAGAGCTTGCATTAATGCGCCCAAGCAGGTTTTGGGCAGGGTTAAGGCCGCAATCCTTCGACAAAAGACCTTTTATCGGTGAGCATCCTGAAACCACAGGGTTATACTTTGCTGCTGGCCACCAGAGAAACGGCATCTTAATGGCACCAGCAACAGGGATGATGATAACAGATTTAATAATGGGAAGAAAGGTGAATGAGCTTTGGCTGAAGGCATTCAGAATCGACAGAGCAGAGCATTCCCAAATGGAGAGGGTGTAA
- the thiS gene encoding sulfur carrier protein ThiS, with product MNIQLNGKSIDVPDDIGTLQDLLVWYGLQDRMVIAELNREIIKKETYQSTALTEKDILELIHFVGGG from the coding sequence ATGAATATACAGCTAAATGGGAAAAGCATAGATGTTCCTGATGATATAGGAACATTGCAAGATTTACTAGTTTGGTATGGTTTGCAGGATCGAATGGTTATAGCTGAATTAAACAGAGAAATTATTAAGAAAGAAACCTATCAATCTACAGCACTTACAGAGAAGGATATTTTAGAGCTTATTCATTTTGTCGGAGGAGGATGA
- a CDS encoding thiazole synthase: MMKIGNRTFQSRLLLGTGKYPSYDIQKEAVAVSGAEILTFALRRMNVFEESQPNFLEKLDLTKYALLPNTAGAKNAEEAVRIAKLAKASGLCDMVKVEIIGCSKTLLPDPVETLKASEKLLELGFTVLPYTSDDVVLAKRLEELGVHAVMPGAAPIGSGRGIINPLNISLIIEQSKIPVIVDAGVGSPKDAAFAMELGADGVLLNTAVSNAEDPVKMARAMSLAIEAGRLGFEAGRMAMKKYGEASSPASGLVTS; the protein is encoded by the coding sequence ATGATGAAAATAGGTAACCGTACATTTCAGTCAAGATTATTGCTAGGAACAGGTAAATATCCATCATATGATATCCAAAAGGAAGCAGTAGCAGTATCCGGTGCAGAAATATTAACATTTGCACTCAGAAGAATGAATGTGTTTGAAGAATCTCAGCCTAACTTCCTGGAGAAATTGGATTTGACGAAATATGCCTTGTTGCCGAATACGGCTGGAGCAAAAAATGCAGAAGAAGCAGTACGAATTGCGAAGCTTGCAAAAGCTTCAGGTCTTTGTGACATGGTGAAAGTAGAAATAATCGGCTGCAGCAAAACACTGCTGCCAGATCCTGTTGAAACATTGAAGGCTTCAGAGAAGCTGCTTGAATTAGGATTTACTGTTTTGCCTTACACTTCTGATGATGTGGTGCTCGCTAAGCGCCTTGAGGAATTGGGAGTCCATGCTGTCATGCCAGGTGCGGCACCAATCGGCTCAGGCAGAGGGATAATTAATCCGCTAAATATCAGTCTGATTATCGAGCAATCAAAAATCCCTGTAATTGTCGATGCTGGCGTTGGTTCTCCAAAGGATGCAGCATTTGCCATGGAGCTTGGGGCAGACGGAGTGCTACTTAATACGGCAGTTTCCAATGCAGAAGATCCTGTGAAGATGGCAAGAGCCATGAGCCTGGCGATTGAGGCAGGAAGACTAGGCTTTGAAGCGGGGAGAATGGCGATGAAGAAATATGGAGAAGCGAGCAGCCCGGCAAGCGGACTGGTGACCTCATGA